The Rhododendron vialii isolate Sample 1 chromosome 6a, ASM3025357v1 genome includes a window with the following:
- the LOC131331050 gene encoding uncharacterized protein LOC131331050: MKAEEVLTSPLVKNGVNGVNISGGGGGGFSVFGKSRYKLWALAAILLLAFWSMFTGTVTLKWSAGNLNPLSDRFDSPIHNDLDVLELEEREKLVRQMWDVYTHSKTTRLPSFWLEAFEAAYEELTSDVPDARNAAVSEIARMALRSTSFEPLTIQSRSTREARITSKQAEKGKKRV, encoded by the exons ATGAAGGCCGAAGAAGTACTAACATCGCCACTGGTAAAGAACGGCGTTAACGGAGTTAATATtagcggtggcggtggtggtggatttTCGGTATTTGGGAAAAGTCGGTACAAGCTCTGGGCATTAGCCGCTATCCTGTTACTGGCGTTTTGGTCCATGTTCACCGGCACCGTCACTCTCAAATGGTCCGCCGGTAACCTCAATCCCCTCTCCGACCGCTTCGATTCCCCGATCCATAACGATCTCGACGTCCTG GAgttagaggagagagagaaactggtTAGGCAGATGTGGGATGTGTACACTCACAGCAAAACCACTCGGTTGCCTAGCTTTTGGCTAGAGGCTTTTGAGGCCGCTTATGAAGAATTAACCAGTGATGTCCCCGACGCTAGGAATGCCGCGGTTTCAGAAATTGCTAGAATGGCCTTGAGGTCTACCAGTTTCGAACCTCTTACTATTCAATCAAGG AGCACCAGAGAGGCAAGAATTACTTCAAAGCAGGCTGAGAAAGGCAAGAAGAGGGTATGA